In the genome of Candidatus Kryptonium sp., the window CGTCAAACGCAGGGCGCATGCGCGAATGCCGTAGACGTTGTTATACAGAATGTGATACCACTCGCCAGCCATCTTGTTGACGCCGTTGACATCGACCGGATGGAGCAGATGGCGCTCATCGACCGGCAGATAATCCGGCTTGCCGTAGATCTGGCGCGTCGATGCGTACACCAGTTTCAGGCGAGGGTTATTTTTGCGGCAGGCTTCGAGGATCGATAGTTGCGCACGGCAATTGATCTCTAAGTCGGTGTACGGGTCAGTC includes:
- a CDS encoding NAD-dependent epimerase/dehydratase family protein, whose protein sequence is GMGFIGSTLAHRLVELDAQVTLVDSLIPIYGGNQRNIAGIEHRVRVNIADVRDEYSMNYLVQGQDYLFNLAGQTSHLDSMTDPYTDLEINCRAQLSILEACRKNNPRLKLVYASTRQIYGKPDYLPVDERHLLHPVDVNGVNKMAGEWYHILYNNVYGIRACALRLT